In the genome of Leeuwenhoekiella sp. MAR_2009_132, one region contains:
- a CDS encoding bifunctional 4-hydroxy-2-oxoglutarate aldolase/2-dehydro-3-deoxy-phosphogluconate aldolase — protein sequence MAKYTRIEAVTRMHENGIVPVFYHQDIEVCKQILKACYEGGSRVFEFTNRGDYAHEVFGELNKYAKANLDGMILGVGSVLDAGTTSLYLQLGADFIVSPIVNAEMAKACNRRKVGWMPGCGSVTEISYAEELGAEVVKIFPGQQVGGPEFVKAVKGPLPWASIMPTGGVSPTEENLKSWFNAGVHCVGIGSKLFIKNADGAFDYTAITAKIEEALDLVKKIRS from the coding sequence ATGGCAAAATATACGCGAATAGAAGCGGTAACCCGAATGCACGAAAACGGAATTGTTCCGGTTTTTTATCATCAGGATATCGAAGTTTGTAAACAGATTTTAAAAGCCTGTTATGAAGGTGGATCTCGAGTTTTTGAGTTCACAAATAGGGGAGATTATGCACACGAGGTTTTTGGCGAATTGAATAAATATGCTAAGGCAAACCTTGATGGAATGATCTTAGGTGTTGGATCTGTTTTAGATGCCGGTACAACTTCATTATACTTGCAATTAGGTGCAGATTTTATAGTTTCTCCTATAGTAAATGCAGAAATGGCAAAGGCTTGCAACCGTAGAAAAGTAGGATGGATGCCCGGCTGTGGTTCGGTTACTGAAATCTCATATGCTGAAGAATTAGGTGCTGAGGTAGTTAAGATCTTTCCGGGCCAGCAAGTAGGTGGGCCAGAGTTCGTAAAAGCTGTTAAGGGCCCCTTGCCGTGGGCGAGTATTATGCCTACCGGTGGTGTAAGTCCTACCGAAGAGAATTTAAAGTCCTGGTTTAATGCCGGTGTGCATTGTGTAGGTATTGGCTCAAAACTCTTTATTAAGAATGCAGATGGTGCCTTTGATTACACCGCAATAACAGCAAAAATTGAAGAAGCTCTTGATCTTGTAAAAAAGATTAGATCATGA
- a CDS encoding sugar kinase: MAETKNIVTFGEVLLRLSPAENRKLMQATSLDFFFGGTEMNVGASLSYLGESVKHITAVSNDLVGDAAIASMRQYGLDVSSVQKVNHPIGQYLLEVGSGMRSSQIAYNRLNGSFANIQDIDWDTQFEDADFFHWTGISPAISEGAYQALKAALVSANAKGIHITADPAYRSNLWQYGRNGQEVLKELVSLSTIFIGGVNEINEILGTSFKLDKDGFIEASKHLMNACPNITQVFDKIRTGVSASWQKIYGRAWVENTYLETSELEITQVVDRIGTGDAYAAGLIYGLRHFDAEKALDFANAACALKHTILGDVNLVSVAEITEVMQGNTGGRIKR, translated from the coding sequence ATGGCTGAAACCAAAAATATAGTAACCTTTGGGGAAGTGTTGTTGCGTCTTTCTCCTGCAGAGAATCGCAAATTAATGCAGGCAACTTCTTTAGACTTTTTCTTTGGAGGTACAGAGATGAATGTAGGCGCTTCATTATCGTATTTAGGCGAATCAGTTAAGCATATTACTGCAGTTTCTAATGATCTGGTAGGTGATGCAGCTATCGCAAGTATGCGTCAATACGGTCTAGATGTTTCTTCGGTACAAAAGGTAAATCATCCCATAGGTCAATATTTACTTGAAGTAGGCTCGGGAATGCGTAGCAGCCAGATCGCTTATAACAGACTCAACGGCTCTTTTGCTAATATTCAGGATATAGATTGGGATACTCAATTTGAAGATGCAGATTTCTTTCACTGGACCGGGATTTCACCCGCAATTTCAGAAGGGGCATACCAGGCTTTAAAAGCGGCTTTAGTTTCCGCGAATGCGAAAGGAATACATATTACCGCAGATCCTGCATACCGAAGTAATTTATGGCAATATGGCCGTAATGGTCAGGAAGTTTTAAAAGAACTGGTAAGCTTATCTACAATTTTCATTGGGGGTGTTAATGAGATTAATGAGATTTTAGGAACTTCATTTAAACTCGATAAGGACGGCTTTATTGAAGCTAGTAAACACCTTATGAATGCCTGTCCCAATATCACACAGGTTTTTGATAAAATACGTACCGGTGTAAGTGCCTCGTGGCAGAAAATTTACGGCAGAGCCTGGGTTGAAAACACCTATTTAGAAACGTCAGAATTAGAGATAACACAAGTGGTAGATCGTATAGGTACCGGTGATGCGTATGCAGCAGGGCTTATTTATGGCCTAAGACATTTTGATGCCGAAAAAGCGCTTGATTTTGCAAATGCTGCCTGTGCTTTAAAGCATACCATTTTAGGAGATGTAAACCTTGTTTCGGTAGCAGAAATTACTGAAGTGATGCAAGGAAATACTGGAGGAAGAATTAAAAGATAA
- the uxaC gene encoding glucuronate isomerase produces MSSTKTSNHVNSTFITDNFLLQNKFAEDLYHNYAASQPIIDYHNHLPPAEILADHQFKNLTQVWLKGDHYKWRAMRALGIDERFITGDATDEEKFLAWAKTVPHTLRNPLYHWTHLELKRYFDIDELLNEETGPAIYKEVNRKLQTPEYSVHGLLKKMNVETVCTTEDPLDSLEFHKAFDAKKAGLKMSTAFRPDKAILIEADTYNAYLDDLADVSGVRIDAYEDLKEALRKRIEYFNENGCMLCDHGLNYVSWEPVSEEEVKQLFKKRRGGAQLTHLEAEQFKTAILVFLGEAYHEFGWVQQFHLGALRNNNKRMLSQLGPDTGWDSIGDYKQAEGLSNFLNALDSKDKLTKTIIYNLNPADNEIFATMIGNFNDGSVRGKVQWGSGWWFLDQKDGMEKQLNALSNMGLVSCFIGMLTDSRSFLSFPRHEYFRRILCNLLGKEMAAGEIPKDMDLVGKMVANISYHNAKNYFNF; encoded by the coding sequence ATGAGTTCAACTAAGACGTCAAATCACGTAAATAGCACGTTTATCACAGATAATTTTTTACTGCAAAACAAATTTGCAGAAGATTTGTATCATAATTATGCTGCTTCACAGCCTATAATAGATTATCACAATCATTTGCCACCTGCAGAGATTCTTGCAGACCATCAGTTTAAAAATCTTACTCAGGTTTGGTTAAAAGGAGATCATTATAAATGGCGTGCAATGCGTGCGTTAGGTATAGATGAACGTTTTATTACCGGTGATGCTACAGATGAAGAGAAGTTTTTAGCCTGGGCAAAAACGGTTCCGCATACCCTGCGTAACCCATTATATCACTGGACGCATTTAGAATTAAAACGCTATTTTGATATTGATGAATTGCTAAATGAAGAAACCGGACCGGCTATTTATAAAGAGGTAAACCGAAAGCTTCAAACTCCTGAGTATAGCGTACACGGGCTGCTTAAAAAAATGAATGTAGAGACCGTTTGTACAACAGAAGACCCTCTAGATTCACTCGAATTTCACAAAGCTTTTGATGCTAAAAAAGCCGGACTCAAAATGAGTACCGCATTTAGACCAGATAAAGCAATCTTAATAGAAGCTGATACTTACAATGCATACCTTGATGATTTAGCAGATGTTTCGGGGGTGCGTATTGATGCTTATGAAGACTTAAAAGAAGCATTACGTAAGCGTATCGAATATTTTAATGAAAATGGATGTATGCTTTGTGATCACGGTTTAAATTATGTTTCCTGGGAGCCGGTATCAGAAGAAGAGGTCAAGCAACTATTTAAAAAACGAAGAGGCGGTGCTCAATTAACACATCTCGAAGCAGAACAATTTAAAACCGCAATTCTGGTATTTTTAGGAGAAGCCTATCACGAATTTGGGTGGGTACAGCAGTTTCATTTAGGTGCATTGCGTAATAACAATAAGCGTATGCTTAGCCAGTTAGGGCCAGATACCGGTTGGGATTCTATAGGAGATTATAAGCAGGCAGAAGGTTTATCAAACTTTTTAAATGCGCTTGATAGTAAAGACAAATTAACAAAGACCATCATCTACAACCTTAATCCTGCAGACAATGAGATTTTTGCAACGATGATAGGCAACTTTAATGATGGTAGTGTACGAGGCAAAGTGCAATGGGGATCTGGCTGGTGGTTTTTAGACCAGAAAGACGGTATGGAAAAACAACTGAATGCGCTTTCTAATATGGGGCTGGTAAGTTGTTTTATAGGTATGCTTACAGACAGCAGGAGCTTTTTATCGTTTCCGCGTCACGAGTATTTTAGACGTATACTTTGTAATTTATTAGGTAAAGAAATGGCCGCGGGAGAGATTCCAAAAGATATGGATCTGGTAGGTAAAATGGTAGCAAATATAAGTTATCATAATGCTAAGAATTATTTCAACTTTTAA
- a CDS encoding SDR family NAD(P)-dependent oxidoreductase, whose protein sequence is MSLFSLEGKTALVTGCKRGIGFAMAEALAEAGADILGVSASLETSGSAIEKAVLATGRKFTGYQCDFSDRKSLYAFIEKVKAENPTIDILVNNAGTILRAPAAEHSDEYWDKVIEVNQNAQFILSRELGKEMIKRGSGKVIFTASLLTFQGGITVPGYAASKGAIGQLTMALSNEWAGKGVQVNAIAPGYIATDNTEALRDDPERSSSILGRIPAGRWGQPDDFKGPIIFLASKASDYMSGHVMTVDGGWMGR, encoded by the coding sequence ATGAGTTTATTCAGTTTAGAAGGTAAAACAGCTTTAGTTACAGGCTGTAAAAGAGGAATAGGTTTCGCAATGGCGGAAGCTCTTGCAGAAGCGGGAGCAGATATTCTGGGAGTTTCAGCATCTTTAGAAACCTCAGGCTCTGCAATTGAAAAAGCAGTTTTAGCAACCGGAAGAAAATTTACCGGCTATCAATGTGATTTTTCAGATCGTAAATCACTCTATGCTTTTATAGAAAAAGTAAAAGCAGAAAATCCTACAATAGATATTTTAGTGAATAATGCAGGTACCATTTTGCGCGCTCCTGCAGCAGAACACAGCGATGAATACTGGGATAAAGTAATTGAAGTAAATCAAAATGCACAGTTTATTTTAAGTAGGGAGTTGGGCAAAGAAATGATAAAAAGAGGTAGTGGTAAAGTGATTTTTACCGCTTCACTTTTAACATTTCAAGGCGGAATTACGGTTCCAGGCTATGCAGCTTCAAAAGGTGCTATAGGTCAACTTACAATGGCGTTGTCTAATGAGTGGGCAGGTAAGGGAGTTCAGGTAAATGCAATCGCTCCGGGATATATCGCAACAGATAATACAGAAGCATTGCGCGACGATCCTGAGCGTAGTTCTTCAATTTTAGGAAGAATTCCTGCTGGCAGATGGGGACAGCCAGATGATTTTAAAGGCCCTATAATATTTTTAGCTTCAAAAGCCAGCGATTATATGAGTGGTCATGTGATGACTGTAGACGGTGGCTGGATGGGTAGATAA
- the kduI gene encoding 5-dehydro-4-deoxy-D-glucuronate isomerase, whose amino-acid sequence MTNSEFRYAHHPEDVKRYTTQELRAHFLIPNVFVKDEINLTYTMYDRYIAGGAFPVSKALKLEPIDDLKAENFLDRRELGVINVGGKGKITVDGTVYELLHKEALYIGKGVKEVIFEATEEQPYFYINSAPAHHAYPTKKVTKNEAEIVELGDTKYSNKRTINKLLVNSVVDTCQLQMGMTELAPGNVWNTMPAHTHTRRMEVYFYFDLEEGQTISHFMGQPDETRHIFMKNHQAVISPEWSIHSGAGTSNYTFIWGMAGENMDYGDMDGVSPEDLK is encoded by the coding sequence ATGACAAACTCAGAATTTAGATACGCACACCATCCGGAAGATGTAAAAAGATATACTACTCAAGAACTTAGAGCGCATTTCTTAATTCCGAATGTGTTTGTGAAAGATGAGATAAATCTAACCTATACGATGTATGACCGTTACATCGCGGGCGGTGCGTTCCCGGTAAGCAAAGCTTTAAAGTTAGAGCCTATAGATGATTTAAAGGCCGAAAATTTCTTAGATCGTCGGGAATTAGGAGTTATCAATGTAGGCGGTAAAGGTAAAATCACTGTTGATGGTACTGTTTATGAACTTTTACACAAGGAAGCACTATATATAGGAAAAGGAGTCAAAGAAGTGATTTTTGAAGCAACAGAAGAGCAGCCATATTTCTATATAAATTCAGCTCCCGCACATCACGCGTATCCTACCAAGAAAGTAACTAAGAACGAAGCAGAAATTGTTGAATTAGGCGACACAAAATATTCTAATAAACGTACTATAAACAAGCTTCTTGTAAACAGCGTTGTAGATACTTGCCAACTACAAATGGGAATGACAGAGTTAGCTCCCGGAAATGTATGGAACACAATGCCGGCGCATACCCATACACGCAGAATGGAAGTGTATTTCTATTTTGATCTTGAAGAGGGGCAGACCATTAGCCACTTTATGGGGCAACCAGACGAAACCCGTCATATATTTATGAAAAACCACCAGGCAGTAATATCACCAGAATGGTCTATTCATTCAGGTGCAGGGACTTCTAACTATACCTTTATTTGGGGAATGGCAGGCGAGAATATGGATTATGGAGATATGGATGGCGTTTCACCAGAAGATTTAAAATAA
- a CDS encoding DUF4861 family protein, protein MKSRFLVGAFAVLAFTACKENKDDKAENEIKEVSVDKKGKTYAEVSIKEGGSWNMETREYLQGSFKNVDFLEVPEAHTDHSWYIRYEGPGWENKQVAYRLYLDWRNALDIFGKRVDTLVLPYVGQDGFDSYHENAPWGQDILKAGKSMGIGGYGRFTGDTIAHFNTVEKTTAKVDNSDEASSVTINYTGWKTGEVITDLKSEISIFPEDRFLKISLTPGSAIDGLATGIVKFDDIARIEQTSENGKWAYIATYGKQTLAGVDDQLGMALFYNTEQATVTEGPHDHLVVFKPSLEPQTYYIIAAWDQEKDGITSEESFKLDIKLKLQKLDAEGVLE, encoded by the coding sequence ATGAAATCAAGATTTTTAGTTGGGGCTTTTGCAGTTTTAGCATTCACAGCCTGTAAAGAAAATAAAGACGATAAAGCTGAAAATGAAATTAAGGAAGTTTCGGTAGATAAGAAAGGAAAAACCTACGCCGAGGTTTCTATAAAAGAAGGCGGAAGCTGGAATATGGAGACCAGAGAATATCTGCAGGGAAGTTTTAAAAATGTTGACTTTTTGGAGGTTCCAGAAGCCCATACAGATCATTCTTGGTATATACGTTACGAAGGTCCCGGTTGGGAAAATAAGCAGGTAGCGTACCGTTTATATTTAGACTGGCGTAATGCACTCGATATATTTGGGAAACGCGTAGATACCTTAGTGTTACCCTATGTGGGTCAGGATGGTTTTGACTCGTATCATGAAAATGCACCCTGGGGACAAGACATTTTAAAAGCCGGTAAATCTATGGGTATAGGTGGTTATGGGCGTTTTACAGGAGATACGATAGCACATTTTAATACGGTAGAAAAAACTACGGCTAAAGTTGATAATTCAGATGAGGCTTCTTCAGTAACCATTAATTATACAGGTTGGAAAACAGGAGAGGTGATTACTGATCTTAAATCTGAAATAAGCATTTTTCCTGAAGACCGTTTCTTAAAAATAAGCTTAACTCCCGGCTCTGCTATAGACGGCTTAGCAACAGGTATTGTGAAGTTTGATGATATCGCGCGTATTGAGCAGACTAGTGAAAATGGTAAGTGGGCCTATATAGCAACCTATGGAAAACAAACACTTGCAGGGGTAGATGATCAATTAGGTATGGCATTATTTTATAATACAGAACAAGCTACAGTTACAGAAGGACCTCACGATCATTTAGTAGTTTTTAAACCTTCTTTAGAACCGCAGACGTATTATATTATAGCAGCGTGGGATCAGGAAAAAGACGGTATAACCAGTGAAGAAAGCTTTAAACTAGACATAAAACTGAAACTTCAAAAGCTAGATGCAGAAGGTGTACTAGAATAA
- a CDS encoding glycoside hydrolase family 105 protein, translating into MKVHFIHFFAFVLLLAGMTSCKDNSSKPQELSSVKVKDTLADQLWSVQMAESIMKRNPQAYQIDGRDDAKWDYVHGLVLKGFVDLYEVSGRERYYDYAAQYTDTLIAEDGTIATYKLEDYNIDMINAGKLLFPIYTKSQNDKYLKAMQLLMKQLADHPKTSQGGFWHKKRYPSQMWLDGLYMGAPFYAEYTKTFEEGKSLDDVALQFELIQKNALDAETGLLYHGWDESKEQKWANPETGVSPHFWSRSLGWYAMALVDVLDYFPEEHPKRAELISYLNNLAEAIVAFQDESGLWYQVTNLGDKEGNYLEASGSAMFAYSFAKGANKGYLDAKFKDAANKAFDGLINQLIVRDEDGTITLTQVCAVAGLGGDPYRDGSFEYYVNERKQDNDPKGTGPFIMAALQLER; encoded by the coding sequence ATGAAAGTTCATTTTATCCATTTCTTTGCATTTGTATTGCTATTAGCAGGCATGACTTCATGCAAGGATAATTCATCAAAACCACAGGAATTATCAAGTGTAAAAGTTAAAGACACTTTAGCTGATCAATTATGGTCTGTACAAATGGCAGAGTCTATTATGAAGCGTAACCCACAGGCTTATCAAATAGATGGTAGAGATGATGCTAAATGGGATTATGTACACGGTTTAGTCTTAAAGGGTTTTGTAGATTTATATGAAGTATCTGGTCGCGAAAGATATTATGATTATGCAGCGCAATATACAGACACACTTATTGCTGAAGATGGTACTATTGCAACATACAAATTAGAAGATTACAACATAGATATGATTAATGCAGGAAAATTATTGTTTCCTATCTATACAAAATCTCAAAATGATAAATACCTAAAAGCAATGCAGCTTTTAATGAAACAACTGGCAGATCATCCTAAAACATCCCAGGGTGGTTTCTGGCATAAAAAACGCTATCCTTCTCAAATGTGGTTAGATGGCCTTTATATGGGAGCACCTTTCTATGCAGAATATACTAAAACATTTGAAGAGGGTAAGAGTCTTGATGATGTTGCACTACAATTTGAATTAATTCAAAAAAATGCATTAGATGCAGAAACCGGTTTGCTTTACCACGGTTGGGATGAAAGTAAAGAGCAGAAGTGGGCGAATCCTGAAACCGGAGTTTCACCTCATTTTTGGTCGAGATCATTAGGCTGGTATGCTATGGCTTTAGTAGATGTACTTGATTATTTTCCTGAAGAGCATCCTAAGAGAGCAGAACTAATTTCCTATTTAAATAATCTTGCTGAGGCAATAGTTGCTTTTCAGGATGAGAGCGGTTTATGGTATCAGGTAACTAATTTAGGTGATAAAGAAGGTAATTATCTTGAGGCTTCCGGTAGTGCAATGTTTGCATATTCATTTGCTAAGGGAGCTAATAAAGGCTATTTAGATGCTAAATTTAAGGATGCAGCAAATAAAGCATTTGATGGGTTAATAAACCAACTTATCGTAAGAGATGAAGATGGTACGATTACCCTAACTCAGGTTTGTGCGGTAGCCGGTCTTGGTGGCGATCCCTACCGGGACGGTTCTTTTGAATATTACGTAAACGAGCGTAAGCAGGATAATGATCCTAAGGGTACAGGACCTTTCATAATGGCAGCATTACAATTAGAGCGTTAA
- a CDS encoding fasciclin domain-containing protein — protein sequence MNKKLHHYLLLLFVLVTLGSCSREEVDEYYARPDDLEDPIFQQLEARGNFSNFTTLIDKAGYKDILSKSGYWTMMAPNDAAFSKYFAENNISNVSQIDSVTAAKIVRYALIYNAFRTERLSDYQSRGGWEESNSFRRRTAYYDGFQTKTVNGKSMIVVGSNRNNSPGGDYYIPGDNNNKYLTYFLEEYMTNAGLGASDYNYFYPNSTYTGFNVLQAEAVETDIVAENGIIHEVSEVSIPLINLDQKLEESSNYSLFRSMLENNLVNYIFDQDATTTYQNFTRKSDNVFVKVYDAALSFSPNNENYIKESDNDGQSEAYTLIVPENAVLQEFIDEILLKNYTALNKLPKYVFEDFFNAHMVQSAVWPSLASGYNNELGEDLRIDFNSNVIEAQVLSNGFFYGTNKVQESNLFYSVYTSAYLDPKFTLATRLFNDGSGFREIISNLSARYTLFLPSDTVLADLGFGYDIPTSSYTYTSPEGNVLPANIARSRLIRVLFNGIIPTPNNELNDLSGSGIIRSGDFDLPGEYIKWENGQVYAAGNEVLDNRVNILGFEDQRNGRTYYIDKLLEFSEEPQGLDLKRLAEVPDSEYANFYSFLENASLYDKNAGVIDGIELGTSYTFVIPNNDAIIQAVRDGVLPGDTTTGIPNYNPSSQGEKDKVADFIKYHILATRTASDDGLINGLTETLLKDELGEKTYINISSAQDDLFFTDAANRVANYIPAFSNNLADRSLIHLVDNYLLYTE from the coding sequence ATGAATAAAAAATTACATCACTATTTATTACTCCTTTTTGTGCTGGTTACTTTGGGTAGTTGCAGCAGAGAAGAAGTAGATGAATATTACGCCCGTCCTGATGATTTAGAAGACCCCATATTTCAACAACTTGAAGCACGGGGTAATTTTTCAAACTTCACGACGCTTATTGATAAGGCAGGTTATAAAGATATTTTAAGTAAGTCTGGCTACTGGACGATGATGGCTCCTAATGATGCTGCATTTAGTAAATACTTTGCCGAAAACAATATTTCTAATGTTTCTCAAATAGATTCGGTTACTGCAGCAAAGATTGTACGCTACGCACTTATTTATAATGCGTTTAGAACAGAACGTTTAAGTGATTATCAATCGCGTGGCGGCTGGGAAGAAAGCAATTCATTTAGAAGAAGAACGGCTTACTACGATGGTTTTCAAACTAAAACTGTTAATGGTAAGTCTATGATTGTTGTAGGCTCTAACAGAAATAATTCACCTGGTGGAGATTACTACATTCCCGGCGACAATAATAATAAATACCTCACTTACTTTTTAGAGGAGTATATGACTAATGCGGGTCTTGGGGCAAGTGACTATAATTATTTCTATCCTAACTCTACCTATACGGGATTTAACGTACTTCAAGCCGAAGCCGTAGAAACCGATATCGTTGCAGAAAATGGAATAATACACGAAGTAAGTGAAGTTTCAATACCGCTAATCAACCTGGATCAAAAGCTTGAAGAAAGTAGTAATTACAGCCTTTTTAGAAGTATGCTCGAGAATAATCTGGTCAATTATATTTTTGATCAGGATGCTACTACAACGTATCAAAATTTCACACGTAAATCTGACAATGTTTTTGTAAAGGTTTATGATGCAGCTCTTTCGTTTTCACCTAATAATGAAAACTATATTAAAGAGTCTGATAATGATGGTCAAAGTGAAGCCTACACCTTAATAGTGCCCGAAAATGCAGTTCTACAAGAGTTTATTGATGAAATCTTACTTAAGAATTATACTGCTTTAAATAAATTACCAAAATATGTCTTTGAAGATTTCTTTAATGCGCATATGGTTCAAAGTGCCGTATGGCCTTCGTTAGCTTCGGGCTATAATAATGAACTGGGAGAAGATCTGCGTATAGATTTTAACTCTAATGTTATTGAAGCTCAGGTTTTGAGCAATGGTTTTTTCTACGGAACCAATAAAGTGCAGGAATCAAATCTTTTTTATAGTGTATATACTTCTGCATATTTAGATCCTAAGTTTACGCTGGCAACCAGACTATTTAATGATGGTTCGGGTTTTCGCGAGATTATAAGTAACCTATCTGCGAGGTATACCCTATTCTTACCATCTGATACGGTATTAGCAGATCTTGGTTTTGGGTATGACATTCCCACATCCTCCTATACTTATACTTCTCCTGAAGGTAATGTCTTGCCGGCAAACATCGCACGATCACGTTTAATACGTGTTCTATTTAATGGAATCATACCTACTCCAAATAACGAATTAAATGATTTATCTGGTTCAGGAATCATCCGTTCTGGAGACTTTGACCTTCCTGGTGAATATATCAAATGGGAAAATGGTCAGGTTTATGCGGCAGGAAATGAGGTCTTAGACAACCGGGTTAATATTTTAGGTTTTGAAGATCAACGCAACGGCCGTACCTATTACATAGATAAACTTCTAGAGTTTAGTGAAGAACCACAAGGTCTTGATTTAAAAAGACTCGCTGAAGTACCTGATTCTGAATATGCTAATTTTTATAGTTTCTTAGAGAATGCATCACTTTATGACAAAAATGCGGGAGTTATAGATGGTATAGAGTTAGGTACTTCTTACACATTTGTAATCCCTAACAATGACGCTATCATTCAAGCTGTTAGAGATGGCGTACTTCCGGGAGATACCACGACAGGTATTCCTAATTATAACCCCAGCTCTCAGGGTGAGAAAGATAAAGTTGCAGACTTTATAAAATACCATATTCTAGCTACACGTACTGCGTCTGATGACGGACTCATAAACGGTCTTACTGAAACCTTACTAAAAGACGAACTGGGCGAAAAAACCTATATCAATATTAGCAGCGCTCAAGATGATTTATTCTTTACAGATGCTGCAAATCGCGTTGCAAATTACATACCTGCCTTTAGTAACAATCTGGCAGACCGATCATTAATTCACCTAGTTGACAACTATCTTTTATATACAGAATAA